The Dunckerocampus dactyliophorus isolate RoL2022-P2 chromosome 13, RoL_Ddac_1.1, whole genome shotgun sequence genome window below encodes:
- the zfp36l1a gene encoding mRNA decay activator protein ZFP36L1a, translated as MSGRDRTTGGVLQRGHKHTRRIRKARTAARQSTSKQARRFGCCCFFLLPPAPHPEQLFVAAIMSTAVVSPFFDFETMNKNNKLLSYNSNLGAPHPMTVPNVAIPSPAGALLDRKAVGSPSVGGVYQRRHSVSSTKFSQNQFLNSLKATEHSSFISGANKENRLRDRSFSETGERLLNKCLGPASPTGSTGSQVNSSRYKTELCRPFEENGACKYGDKCQFAHGIHELRSLSRHPKYKTELCRTFHTIGFCPYGPRCHFIHNAEERRGPPLKSSPSSSSNSSSGEMERPRLQHSYSFAGFSSSAGLRDSPTSVTPPPMFFPDEVPDWPSSNPFTYSSQELANLFGPSLGTGPTGPDAGNPAPPSPTSTPYYFRPMLESPQMFESPSSPPDSLSDQEGYQSSSGGSLSGSESPTLDTTRRLPIFSRLSISDD; from the exons ATGTCGGGGCGGGACAGAACCACTGGGGGAGTTCTGCAGAGGGgtcacaaacacacaagaagGATCCGCAAAGCACGCACTGCAGCACGGCAGTCAACTTCCAAACAAGCCCGCCggtttggttgttgttgtttttttcttcttccccccgccccccacccgGAGCAACTTTTTGTCGCTGCAATCATGAGCACGGCTGTGGTGTCGCCTTTTTTCGACTTTGAAACGATGAACAAG AACAACAAGCTGCTCAGCTACAACAGCAACCTGGGCGCCCCCCACCCCATGACGGTCCCCAACGTGGCCATTCCCAGCCCCGCCGGAGCCCTGCTGGACAGGAAGGCGGTGGGCTCTCCCTCGGTGGGAGGCGTGTACCAGCGGCGGCACTCGGTCAGCAGCACCAAGTTCAGCCAGAACCAGTTCCTCAACAGCCTGAAGGCGACCGAGCACTCGTCGTTCATCTCCGGGGCCAACAAGGAGAACCGCCTGCGGGACCGCTCCTTCTCCGAGACGGGCGAGCGGCTCCTCAACAAGTGCCTGGGGCCGGCCAGCCCCACAGGCAGCACGGGCAGCCAAGTGAACTCTAGTCGCTACAAGACGGAGCTGTGCCGGCCCTTTGAGGAGAACGGCGCCTGCAAATATGGCGACAAGTGCCAGTTTGCCCACGGCATCCACGAACTGCGCAGCCTCAGCCGCCACCCCAAGTACAAAACAGAGCTGTGCCGCACCTTCCACACAATCGGGTTCTGTCCTTACGGCCCCCGCTGCCACTTCATCCACAACGCAGAGGAGCGCCGCGGACCCCCCCTCAAGTCGTcgcccagcagcagcagcaactccTCGTCCGGCGAGATGGAGCGTCCCCGCCTGCAGCACAGCTACAGCTTTGCCGGCTTCTCCAGCTCGGCGGGTCTCCGAGACAGCCCCACCTCGGTCACCCCGCCGCCCATGTTCTTCCCCGACGAGGTCCCCGACTGGCCCAGCAGTAACCCCTTCACCTACTCCAGCCAGGAGCTGGCCAACCTGTTTGGGCCTAGTCTGGGCACCGGCCCCACGGGCCCCGACGCCGGCAACCCCGCGCCCCCTTCCCCGACCAGCACGCCTTACTACTTCAGACCCATGTTGGAGTCCCCTCAGATGTTTGAGTCCCCGTCCAGCCCTCCGGACTCCCTCTCGGACCAGGAGGGCTACCAGAGCAGCTCCGGGGGCAGCCTGAGCGGCTCCGAGTCGCCCACGCTTGACACCACCCGCCGCCTGCCCATCTTCAGCCGCCTCTCCATCTCCGATGACTAG